From the genome of Astatotilapia calliptera chromosome 3, fAstCal1.2, whole genome shotgun sequence:
cagttgtggtcagaagtttataCACACTCatcatgaatgtcatggtaatttgttttttttaaataatttattggaACTGACCTTTTTCGATGGTGGAATGATGGTatagcatacatctttaattactttaaaaaataagagCTGGGTGctgaagtttgaatttatttggaATTTTCTCTAATTCACACAGGGTCAAAAACTATGCATAAAGACTTAAATATATACTTACATCCTCACTagtatttggttaaatgtctcAGAAGGTTTGACCTCAACCAAACACTTTTGGTAtccatcaacaagcttctggcatAATTCAGGCTGGATAATTGACCATTCATCATGGCAGAATTGGTAGAGTTTATTTCAATTGGTTAGTTTCCTCGCAAAGACCTGGCTTAGCTAATGTGAGCTAATGTGCTTTGAATGTGCTTCCATTTGAATCGAGTTTTCATTCGTGTTTGGGATCGttgtcaagtaaaaaaaaaaaaggagagtcCTGTATTATTGCATCCACATTGTGTAATGTACCAGTAGCAATAGTGTAAAAGCAGCCCCAGAGCATGACgctaccaccatgcttgacGGCCGCTGCAGTGCTACTCCTCCAAACACACCACCTGTCATTTTGGCCAAATAGTTCAACCTttgtctaataataataataatggattgtatttatatagcgcttttcgacaCCCTcatagcgctttacaattccactattcattcactcacacactggtggaggcaagctacagttgtagccacagctgccctggggcagactgacagaagtgagactgccatatcacgccatttaacaaattctttttatccgggcaaagagaaactaccatTTGCAGCCCAcaagttttttctcttttattttcaggTGCTTACTTTACCATGTAAGAACCATGTAGAACCTTCAGCGTCAAGATGTGTGAATAGATATTATATAGAACACACAGGGAGTGGGCAGAAGTTTTAACACTGATGTCCCTCTTCTAGCCAACATGCAGGACAGTTCATATggctaaaatatatttttgtagcAGGCTGTAAATAtctttatttctgttgtaaagtttgacattttgcGTCTGTGGGAACTGACTCACTTTTGGTCACTTTTAGAACCAGTCTGAAGTGGATATTAGAGAAACTGCAGTGTTCAGTGCTTTAACATTAGCTTTATTTGTTAGCCCCAGAGGTTGATTTTGCATAATGCAGCTTGGCATGCTGCAATATTAACATACACCAGGTTACTGACAACCCTTTTTCAAGCCAAAACAGATAAGACTACATCTAAAACACAATATCCTCTTTAgcatgagaaaaaacaaaactcaactcTGACCTTCCCCTTGGTCTCAATGGGTTGGCCAATTATCCAGAACATAAATCTATTGGAATTTTAAGATCAGAGCCATACCACCAGAAAACAAACATCTACTCAAACTGGCATATGGATACTATGAAACATGCATTTCTACAAGAGTCTGATTCTAAACTACCTGAATCTGATGTAAACCCGTTCCTATTGATAGAAAATCTCTTAAGACATTTACTGTGGGAGGTCCCAAAGAAATCCAAGATGACAATAATCATTCAGAGAATTctacaaaataagacaaaaaactatttccatataaaaatataaaaacaaagataagaaaAGTCAACGTAAACTTAAATTATTAACTTAATATCATGTTTACATTACATAACTGACAAATTACAAactgcaaacttcaaaaaaaaaattactaaaaCTTTAATAAGATGATTAAATCAGTCTCAAGGAATCCTGGGAATTATTGTAGTTCATTGCTCTGATTGGTGACTTTGAAAAGTAATCAGTATCAGCTAATGTGTCACCAATCAGAACTGAGGATGAGTGGATGCCCCACCGTTTTAGTGCTGCTCTTCAAACGAGccatagagattgaaaatgtgacgtcatttaagggtaaaaccgcaaaggattctgggaattcgtggcaagaggtactagcgcacgcaggctttcaattgaaatcagttacacagcgataaaaagaaacacaaaaaatggaaagaagctgttgtattattaactgcaatagccggtcacatgacagccacgggaagccgacgggtaaagcagataaaacaggttttttgttttttttgtatcactaattgcccagtacgattacagcatacaatattattgtcactgctacatttctgtaatccgtaccagaaattatttccactactaattaattaccattgagcttaAAGGTCCTaataataaacggttaacgaatgtgtatttatgaagacaatttgtgagactggtaaacttacctttgtttgtacgatggtctttcgttctacacggtgcatttcaaggtcctgtacccatctgtcggtaaactgtacctgggcttgttgcagtgacctgaagttactaaacttcatgaatgtatgcactggtggtggtgaaagttgggcagcacgctaacgtcttttgtccactctgtgtgctcgtaagggtctaaccctttcactcctttgatttttttccacgtatcttttctttgccttttcgtcgagtctgtctttgtacagaCCAGCATTGTtatccttcgttttgtacataccttttttggggggcaaagaaaaagcaagaaggtattggaaccggagaatgaacgttttgcagTGCTGCAAAtacttgcatttgatgcggtacttggattgttttgccacgagttcccggcatgcaatgtgcgaaagtcacgtggtctgtcaatctctattgtGGGCTTGTTGTTCCTACTGAGGTTCAGACAAACTGTTTGGGTTTCTGGTTGGGGGTCGGCGTGGCTTGTGATGGGAGGGGCTTTTGCTTCTCTGATGACTCTCCCTGGTCACTAGCTGTGGATAAATAAAAGTAGAAAATGAGGAACTGTCACACTGATCTGAGCCCTGaagtgaaaaataaactgaatatgAGCATAATGGAGCTGAAAATAGGTTTAAGGTTtaaacacaagaaaagaaaatgcacagtTCTCACACCCGGAGTGTACCGTCGTCTTTTATATGCAATCTAAGGTTTAAGTTCTAATGACCGAAAATCAGGCTGATCTAAACTACATCTacataaaaaagtcaaaagagAAGACTCATATGACATTtgttattcatattttaataaataaaaaaaaatgtgaatccTGTGACCAAATCtaaaaatcaatgaaaaattTGACATCACTCTAAGCCACCACCAAAGGTGTGCAATACAGTAAATGTTGATCTCAATCTGATACTAGATTGAGACCAACGTTTAATGAAATGCTCTAAAAGTTAAATTAGACAAAGATgatcagagaaaataaaaaccacagtttttaaatgatgatttccctttttaagaaagaaaaaaacagcggtTTTGTGATAGGCTGACGTTTGTTTTCTTGGTTTTAACTGGATTTCTTTTTACAGTTTCAGGACTTttgtacaaaaacacatacagtaGCTTGTGGTAATTAAGCTTCAGGTTTTGGTGAAGCCCTCAGAGGTGAAATAcaaatttgtgtgtgcatgtatttgTGACTTACTCTGTAGCTTGGAGAGAGAGTACTCCAGCCCTCTCATGGCTTTAGCTTGGTTACTTTTAAACCTGGCGAGACCGAATTCCTGGCGGAGAAAGACAAAGAATTAGTCAAAGATAAATACCCGCACCATACGTTAGCTGTATATAGATACTGACGAAGTGTCAcatagttggtattggtatctTGGCTTGGCTTGAGAGCCAGGAGGTATTACTTCACAATGttctgagtgtttgcagacaagtcagcatcttccatgcaaactatgggCGACAATGGACAATCTGATAAGAGACCAAACCAATCGCAGACAGAattttggtgcagcaccctcTTTGCAACAAATTTCCCCAGCAACAACTCGCTAACTAGTCAGGGGTTTTATTTATGACCTGCATTGCCAAGGAGTAACCGAGATATTAGCTAAGCCAACATGAAGCTATGTAACAAGCATAACAACCCAACTGcaaaaataaaggaataaaaTTATAATCGCAAACATGCAGAACATTAAGGCAAACTAAGCAGCCGTTATCAAGTTCGTGTTGACCACACCTCCAGCCATTACTGGGGCTCTtttatagagattgaaaatgtgatgtcattctGGGGTAAAaccacaaaggattctgggaattcgtggcaagaggtactagcgcacgcatgctttcacatgaaaacagtcacacagcgataaaaagaaacacaaaaaatggcgagaagctgttgtattattaactgcaatagctggtcgcatgacagccacgggaagccgacgggtaaagagattgTTTATGGGATTACGTcatggaagagaaattgttcaagccatgtttccgaagtaacaagaGCTGACGTATGGCCTGGATTGGAGCAATttgaagaccaaatataacgtttcagaacactccagctcacatgttagtctgctccaagcatttccacaacagtaagtcttctgttgtagttattacgtaatttatcataacataattggtgatgtAGGTTACAAGTAagtcttatattgatttgaatAGAATTCATTGCgctatgctgctttgttcactgtggctttgcgggctaatgtttgttatgttttgtaggaaaaccagcCTACAAAATGCTGGAATGTGATCCAGACTGGGCACCCTCTATCAACCTTTGTACGGACCTGCCGTGTTGTCCgtcgttttgtacataactgtttttggggtaaataaaatgcaattagGGATTAAAACCACAGAATTAATGATTACCGGTGCTGGAAATACTAGcgcttgatgcagtgttttgattttgttgccacGGGTACCCACAAAGCAATGCACGAaggtcacgtggtctgtcaatctctatcaGAAATACACTAAGAGAAGCTGGTGTGTTCTTTATACTTTAAGTGATAGTAGGTTGAGTTTGGGTTTTGGTGGCCAATTTTCCTTAGGACTGAAacatttgtatgtttgtgtataCCTGTATGGGTCGACCCAGTCCATATACAGCTGTGGAGATCCAGGCCTCCCTCCTCAATTTGGTCCAAGATGGCTGACCATGGTTCTCTTCAAATAGACACCGCTCCACAACAGTCTTAGAGGCAGAGACGGtagaaaatgtacaaaaaagccCGTTTTTACTCCAAACACAAACTATGTTCAAGCACAGGAAAAAGTATTATATTCAACTTAGTTAAatactgaaaatgttaaaaCCAACCAGACTGTAAGAGGCCTTGTAGTTTTCCAGTCAAAAAGCATTTATACCTGTGTTCAGTGCAGTTCTTTAAATCTGCaaattcatccattttcttgtCCTTTCTGAGATGAGCAAAAGTGGAGAGAATGGCTTCATTTAGGAAACTATCTCCAGCCTTTCCAGCAAGGCATTCCCAGTCCAGTCCTGTTTCTGTGCCAGGTCTCCTCACAGCTGGACATGCCCAAAACCCCTGACCTAGTCCATCAAAGTCTAGATGTGCAGGAGATCTCCTATTCAGGTGCTCAAACCATGTCAGCTGGTTCCTCTATtacagtggttctcaaactttttttgctgcctttgttttacaacacgcacgcacacgcacaaacacatcctccaaccacacacgcccatattttgctccattgtggtttctttcacacctcaaacatttagtaaacaactaagcaaatacaagtaacttgcaataaattacaggcagTAAGAAAGTAAACTATTACACTACGTCCACAActacatgggtatttttgaaaacgcagctatTTCGTTGACACATAAACAGcatttcgaatcaccgaaaacggagatttttttaaaaactcctttttttccgtttacgtgtggacgaagaatacagagttcgtcacgcaacgtcaaaggtatgtgccttttttcacgtcacgctgtgcgcacgttattgtttacatgagatgaattgcagaatggcagatagagacagaaTACTGTTAATCTTACTGTCTACAGGTTTTACACACTAACATATACaaacgcagttactgtccctccatttagaaaggcagaggcgtcacggtgtgattattttactgtatgtgtaataatattcaacattgctatcaatgcatttttcaaaaaatgcctctctgtgcaaaatgggtttaaaaacataaacaactgtgggatactgtttgtccgtgattggGAGAGCACAGTGCTGCTCCCAacgcagggaaaaccaatcctGCAGGGGAGACTTGTGcacttggcacttgtgcaggtgaaaccaaagggcagaTATGCTTCGCcagattttctagtctttggcttagaatgaagttggtttggaaacatattcagcgatgcttcatctcctgctttgcatttcTGTGGGCGCcctgtgctagcagtgtccaagagttttgttttctctctccctcccttttcataccgcgccccccctgcaatggctctgcgcccccccctggggggcgggccccacactttgggaaggtctgctcTATTACATCCACCTCTTATGACCATGATCTCATGCTTTCATGCTAttcacagctcgtggccatttTCTGATTGGTTATCTCAAACTGCAAACTGCCCCATTCAAAGTGGGAGAAATCGCTTGATGACAATAAGACCATCAATCTGAACTCTATCCTATCTGTcatggggtgggggtgggggggttaatTAACCACAGTGATCTAATCAGAGCGCATCTCACCATCAGCGTGTTGTGGTTCAGGTTCCAGGTCTTGGTGATGAGCGTGTGGGCCTGAGGGTCCACGATAGAATCTTCCAGGACATAGACCGCCCGAGCCATGTGCATGGAGAAGACCCGCTCCGCCCAGCCCGGCAGGCGGTTGGTCTTCGTCAGCAGTCGCCTGGACAGcaggtggttgctggaggtgaCCTCGCGGTATAGGACATCTTCCGTGAGTACATGGGTGCTGGTACACCAAAACAGATCTATTTTTTTGAGAACACTCAcacattctgtttttttaaaatgtcttttattgtttaaaaaactgaagttcTCCAAACAACACCCAGGGTTGATGCAGTCAAGATAAAAGCACGACAGTTTGGTCCACTTTGTCCATTGTCTGGAGAAAATGgactaatgtgtttttttttcttttattgtactAGATAATAAGGtgacatttttcactgttttataaGGGAAAAATATCAGATTCATTGATGAGAAATGACTTTGCATATTCACTGAAACAATCATTAATTACCTGTATGGGTTTGGGTAGCGCTGCCAGAAGGCAGCCAGCACCTGATGCCACGGGCTCTTAATGTCCACCTCGCTGTGGAAATACCTCCCCATGTCGGCATGTACTAACAGAGCTCattcagcagctgcaggaacaACATAAGAGacaagttatattttttttaaatatattttgtatttagtgTCATGAGTTCCTCTTCATGTTTAAGTTTGTAGAATAAAATTTATGTTCCCGTTGCTATGAACACTCACTGACTTTGATCACGGCAAGCAAGAGAAGATAGGACAGTCGTGCCAAAGTCCCCATTAACAGGACATAGACAGCTGATTGTGCCTGCATTAGTGCCTGAAAATCCGGGTAGCTTTAAATTCTAACAGTGTGTTTAAATGACTTTAGTTTTCATACCACAAAAAGCTTTTCCCCCACAAAAAGTTTTCAGACGCTAGTTTTCAGACACCAAATGAAAACCGTTGGGGTGAGCACATTTGTAAATATGCAATTGTTAACAGTAGAATCTAAAGTTGCCACTTTAGTGAAGAAATGACTTTGCATTGGCCGGGAATTGAACCCGGCTCAATTGCTTGGAAGGCAGCTATGCTAACCTCTATACCACCAATGCTCACATCAGGAGAGTGGAAAGTAGAGCGACTTATCCTGTGATTAACACAATACTAGTACTTCTATGCAATGCTTTTCGTCATAGCATTTGTTTACTGTAAAAACTGTTAGCTGCGACCGTTATTAGGTGTTGCTACAGCTCCGAGGCCAGCATTGCTAATCCCTTTGTTTTATAACCGCACTTCACCAGCGGGCTCAAGCTAGTTAGCTGTTTAACGCGGTCGCACAAACACCCTCTACCGTAAACGTCGCAGTCTGTTGTAGCTGCTGAGGAAGCTAACAGCTTCGGCTAGCCAAGTAACGGACGTACCTAAAGCGCGTGTTTCTCAAAGCCCGGCGGACTGTAAGGGAGCCGGCatggataaaacacagaagcgAGGCAGTTCGGGGGTTTCTTTGTAGCAGCTGCTTATTTGagacagaaacaaagaagaaaaaaagtggacCCAGGCGGTCATACGTGCACTTACCGCCTTTTTCCACCAGATGGCAGACTAGACAAGCAGAAATCAGGTCGCGCTGCTTGGTAAACGGTTCACGACTAAATCCACATGATCTGCAGACcgcatgaagtttggaggtctgtggCAACTCTGCAAAAAATGTGGTGCCCTCTGTGCACTCACTCTGTCAATTTACATGATTTACATATTTTAGTCTAggcaacccaaaatgtgacgttcacatatgtggacgccaggttctaggaggttaaagaagtccagatgcttttccttccaagctccttagatcacAATACAGTTTCTCTCAATCTTTTAAAGTGTAAATCTGTCTGTACGTGCTGGTACCACTTCTGTCTGTTGCACTTATTTACTCTAGGATGGGTGTCAGCTAACAGAAAAGGAGTAAATACTTTTTTCCAttgttacaaaataaaataataaataaataactatacTGTACAGGCAAAAATATACTACAGACACTTTTCAGTTGTGAATTGAAGCAGGCCTGGTCAGATTTAGAGCAAATCTAAGTTTCAGGTGATATATCCACTTAGACTATGGTTTAAAGATCTAATGTTTAAGAGAATAAAGTTGTTATGATGAGATTGAGCAGTGATTGATCACCTGGACTTGCTTGATACCCTGCACTTTCCACGGAATTCCTATCACATAAGCTGGCCCTGAAGACCTGCACTTCATGTTGTtgatgaaaaaaagacagttgaaaaatgcaagaaatgtTTAAGAAAttctaagattttttttttctttcgcaATCACTGTTTAAACATAACTACCAAAAGAGCTGTACAGGAAAGGAGTGTCTCCTGTCTGGTAAAATACCATGAATTCAGTCCAGGTTAAATGACTCAATAATATGGGCTGCACCCCATAAAGTAAAGCAAACTTATCTTGTAAAATtagggtgaccatattttgatttccatttgatttccaaaaaagagaagattTGGCTTAGTCAagaaaaactttaataatacaattgcttaaagaaaactttaacatatttaaacgataggcttttacaagtcaacaaCTGCAAAAAAGAGGACGGTTGGTCACCCTAGTAAAATGGTGAAATATTATCCgttcatccattctcttctgcttatccaatggggaaatattgtttttctgaaaaataatcaataaattacttagtacagtggtccctcgtttatcgggATAGTTATGTTCTAAAATTAACCCGCAATAGGTGAAATCTgcaaagtagccaactttatttttatacaattattatagatgttttaaggctatAGAACCCCTCacaacacactttatacacttttctcagacaggcatgaacattttcacacttttctctcttgtttaaacactctcaaagttcaaacctttgtagaaaaataagtccagtattatagaatgaaaccaaagaaaccCGCAGGTgactttgacggtgcaaaacgtttcatcgccattgttgtgtttgttggcgagaaaacttacaaacacacagtacagcacttcaaaGCCACACTGGTAGCGATCAaagatttatttaaacttgacaaGCTGGACACATTCTGTaatgtacaggagacacggcacgagattgattgacaatggtcaccctgtacacctctgacttctgctacaactctgaattatgccacattcagaagtttgcagatgacacagccatcatggggtgtatctgggatgatcaggaagaggagtagagaagtctggtgaggaacctTGTCGcgtggagtcacacaaaccacctgcaactcaacacctcaaagactaaggaactggttgtggacttcgggaggtccagagaaggtcccctgccggttcagatagagggggaggaggtggtcaacaagtacaagtacctcgggctgtgggtggacaacaaactggactggtgatgcaacacagagcacctgtataaaaaagcccaaagccgactgtacttcctcaggaggctgaggtcttttaacatctgcaggaagctcctgaggatgttttaccagtcggtggttgctggagtccttttctatgctgtggtgtgctgggggagcagcacagcaaagaaggactcatccaggctggagaaactgatcaggaaggctagctctgtggtcggcatgaagctggacactctggtgacagtggcagagaaaagacactaaaaaaactgctggacattatgaacaatgctgggcatcctctgcacacggccataaacaaccagaggagtctgttcagtgacaggttgcttctcccaaagacaagaaccaacagacttaaaaactcctttgtcccacacgccatcagactgtttaacgcctctctggaggggagagggaggggaaacaggaggacaaaggaggggggaacaactaagctgtagcgcctcttcacttcactgtgcaataccttttgtgcaatactcttgttaatagtcaacggtgcaatagacctcaatactttaaatgtgcaattcacttgtatttttatttttattcctatttattctatttatccccttcgtatatttatatgtctctgtatttatatatgtgtgtgtgtgtgtgtgtgtgtgtgtgtgtgtgtgtgtgtgtgtgtgtgtgtgtatataacattctgtaactctgtaacttctgtcggtgctgtgcttttggaaaccgaatttcccagaggaacccacccgagtgattaataaagtcttatcttatcttatctctctcTTAtctggtctacagccaatcaggatgcagaacacaatgtgctgtaaaaaaaaaaaaaaagaagaagaaaaagaaaaaactacgGAGCCCtgcaagggacatgggagaacaaaaatgaagatgaacttttgcgagattTCGCAAAagtaactcgggatctcgcaaacgttttgcgagatctcgcaaaataGGCTGCATCCTTCAGAGGCTGCCAGCTTGAAGCTGACGACCCAGGCGACGAAGGCTggcccaattcaaaggctgctccaaatgtGTCCTTTGTGGGCCAGccttttcaggcgagaatgtagctgtgtacacttcaaatatctgcttgtttTATCAAGACATCATATATTTGCAAAGGTGCTCCAACGTTTTTggagatgtctgttacccaccagtttgaagttttgcgagatctcgcaaaagttcatcttcatttcttttctcccatgtcccctgcggggctcagtaaaaaacaaagcatgcaAAATTTCATGCAAAACAGCAAGGCAGCGAAAGGTAAAACGTGTTAtagtgagggaccactgtattgaAAAATTAATTACAGTATAATTTGTTTCTCCTTTCCTGTAAAATACCTACAATTTAGGCcctatttaaaattatttatgcaGTACTTGAATGTAGTTAAATAAGAGTTATCCTCTTATTCGAGTGTACCTATTTTGCCTGGTGATTTTGTGTCATTATACACATTAGACAAAGAAATTTAGAACcaaattttacatttcataCTGGTGTTTACTATATTATACTATGTGTCTGTATCAAGTATCAGTGTCTCCTTTGTCTCCTTCTTCTTGGCTTGGTAACATGTAACAACTGAACATGTTGGCATTTTACAATTATCCCCTCTTTCTGTCAGCATTAtagattcagctgtgttgtaaAGTTAATAGGCTAAATAGGATAAGTGATGTGTCCTAAAGTATCCTTCAGATCAATGACtagatgctgaaaaaaaaaaagagctcacCTCTTGGGTCGCAGTTGCCTTTGTCTTCATCCACAAGTACACGGTTAATTTTTAAAACAGCTCCCCCaagtttctttaaataaaatacccCCATCCacataaaactaaaaagaaaaacccatctCAAGCGTTGTCAAGACCCAAACAAACATATAACCCTAATCTGActgaaaatcagaatcagaatcagaatactttattgatccctaggggaaattattttttgttacagtgctccattataaactaACATTAACAAGACATACACTACACTAAgaatagcacaatatatacatatatatatatatacataaaagtcacttatcaataaatagctgaaaaagaaacatgtgtagctgtagcagtaaacagtgtgttaagtggatgcgttgtacagggagatggccacaggcaggaatgatttcctgtgtcgttcagtggtgcttttcggtaatctcagtctctcactgaacgagctcctgtgactgaccaacatgtcatggagtgggtgggaggtgttatccaacattgtctttatcttggacagcatccgcctctccgacaccaccttgagggagtccagctccatccccacaacattgctggccttacggatcagtttattaagtctgttggcatctgcgactctcagcctgctcccccagcatgcaacagcatagaggatcgcactggccacaacagactcatagaaaatcctcagcattttctggcagatgttgaaggacctcagtcgcctcaaaaaatagagacgactctggcccttcctgtaaagtgctgtggtgtttttagcccagtccagtttattgtcaatgtgtactccaaggtatttatagacctccacaatgtcaacactgaccccctggattgaaacaggggtcaagtgtttcctggtcttcctgaagtccacgatcagttccttggtctttgccacgttgagctgcagatgattctgctcacaccacgtgacaaaggagtcgaccacagcccggtactctgtttcatcatccctgctgatgcatccaaccaccgcagagtcatcagaaaacttctgaagat
Proteins encoded in this window:
- the prelid1b gene encoding PRELI domain containing 1b, producing MGRYFHSEVDIKSPWHQVLAAFWQRYPNPYSTHVLTEDVLYREVTSSNHLLSRRLLTKTNRLPGWAERVFSMHMARAVYVLEDSIVDPQAHTLITKTWNLNHNTLMTVVERCLFEENHGQPSWTKLRREAWISTAVYGLGRPIQEFGLARFKSNQAKAMRGLEYSLSKLQTSDQGESSEKQKPLPSQATPTPNQKPKQFV